The following proteins are co-located in the Chloroflexia bacterium SDU3-3 genome:
- a CDS encoding restriction endonuclease gives MGVDVTQQSEPQGGARARLQLGDILPYLRQGFASLDWRMVALIGVGAGLLMPIVITSADILQLFAGIVPVGAGLIIGRRVKGYYGLHGFMMGLVSAIIGLATLYVLLFFTPVGASMEQRAITQGTPAPLATPESQFVQFSGFVSVALLIFCSFGASMAGRSEERQRLVRAEIDARGGQLERAPAVREPSDISGMSLPQFGSYVNSIWKKQGFSFKNYQFTDKDKHLDLWMEHEEELWHLRLTVADKVGPGTVEGLYQEMKREGCKKGVVVASTTFLPTASKSAKDRPIVLIDGVTLYEMAEK, from the coding sequence GGTAGATGTGACGCAACAGAGTGAGCCGCAGGGGGGCGCTCGCGCCCGGCTGCAGTTGGGAGATATATTGCCCTACCTGCGCCAGGGCTTCGCGAGCCTCGACTGGCGGATGGTGGCGCTGATCGGCGTGGGGGCGGGCCTGCTGATGCCGATCGTGATCACGAGCGCCGATATTCTGCAGCTGTTTGCCGGTATCGTGCCCGTGGGTGCTGGGCTGATCATTGGGCGGCGCGTGAAGGGCTACTACGGCCTGCATGGCTTCATGATGGGCCTGGTGAGCGCGATCATAGGTCTGGCGACGCTGTACGTGCTGCTGTTCTTTACCCCGGTGGGGGCCTCGATGGAGCAGCGCGCGATCACCCAGGGCACCCCGGCCCCGCTGGCGACGCCCGAGTCGCAGTTTGTGCAGTTTTCGGGCTTTGTAAGCGTGGCGTTGCTGATCTTCTGCTCGTTTGGCGCGTCGATGGCGGGCCGATCCGAGGAGCGCCAGCGTCTGGTGCGGGCCGAGATCGACGCGCGCGGCGGCCAGCTCGAGCGCGCCCCGGCGGTGCGCGAGCCGAGCGACATCAGCGGCATGTCGCTGCCGCAGTTTGGCAGCTACGTCAACAGCATCTGGAAGAAGCAGGGATTTAGCTTCAAGAACTACCAGTTCACCGACAAAGATAAGCACCTCGATCTCTGGATGGAGCACGAGGAAGAGCTGTGGCACCTGCGGCTGACTGTGGCCGATAAGGTTGGCCCCGGCACTGTCGAGGGGCTGTATCAGGAGATGAAGCGCGAGGGCTGCAAGAAGGGCGTGGTTGTCGCATCCACCACCTTCCTGCCTACGGCCAGCAAGTCGGCGAAGGATCGCCCGATCGTGCTGATCGATGGTGTGACCCTGTACGAGATGGCGGAGAAGTAG
- the accC gene encoding acetyl-CoA carboxylase biotin carboxylase subunit: protein MLKKVLIANRGEIAVRIVRACQELGIETVVAYSQADRDSLAVRLADESVCIGPASPARSYLNPPALISAALITGCDAVHPGYGFLSENAYFAEICAQCQLTFIGPSPEAIRLMGDKAIARETMKRAGVPVIPGSDGVLRSVEEAQEIAAQIGFPVLLKAVAGGGGRGMRVVQEEGELARAYATARAEAESAFGNGDLYMERYLTGMRHVEMQVLADQYGNAIHLGERDCSVQRRHQKIIEESPSPAVSPELRERMGEAALRGVRSIGYVNAGTLEFLLGPDGQFYFMEMNTRIQVEHPVTEMVTGLDLLRWQLLIASGERLTLSQKDVRIRGHAIECRINAEDPDRDFLPSGGEIEFYLPPGGPGVRVDSHIYSGYTPPGVYDSLLAKVIAWGETRGDAVQRMRRALNECVVTGVTTTIPFQHMLLGEELFQRGEFDLSFLPQLMEQRKG, encoded by the coding sequence ATGCTGAAAAAAGTTCTTATTGCGAACCGTGGCGAGATCGCCGTGCGAATCGTGCGGGCCTGCCAGGAGCTGGGCATCGAGACGGTGGTGGCCTACTCGCAGGCCGACCGCGACAGCCTGGCGGTGCGCCTGGCCGACGAGTCGGTGTGCATCGGCCCGGCCTCGCCCGCCCGATCGTACCTGAACCCGCCCGCCCTGATCTCGGCGGCGCTGATCACGGGCTGCGACGCGGTGCACCCCGGCTACGGCTTTTTGTCCGAGAACGCCTACTTCGCCGAGATCTGTGCGCAGTGCCAGCTGACCTTTATCGGCCCCTCGCCCGAGGCCATCCGGCTGATGGGCGACAAGGCGATCGCCCGCGAGACCATGAAGCGCGCCGGCGTGCCAGTGATCCCTGGCTCGGATGGCGTGCTGCGCTCGGTGGAGGAGGCGCAGGAGATCGCGGCCCAGATCGGCTTCCCCGTGCTGCTGAAGGCGGTGGCGGGCGGCGGCGGGCGCGGCATGCGCGTGGTGCAAGAGGAGGGCGAGCTGGCGCGGGCCTACGCCACGGCGCGGGCCGAGGCCGAGTCGGCGTTTGGCAACGGCGACCTGTACATGGAGCGCTACCTGACCGGCATGCGCCATGTGGAGATGCAGGTGCTGGCCGATCAGTACGGCAACGCCATCCACCTGGGCGAGCGCGACTGCTCGGTGCAGCGCCGACACCAGAAGATCATCGAGGAGAGCCCCTCGCCCGCCGTCAGCCCCGAGCTGCGCGAGCGCATGGGCGAGGCGGCGCTGCGCGGCGTGCGCTCGATCGGCTATGTGAACGCGGGTACGCTCGAGTTCCTGCTGGGGCCAGATGGCCAGTTCTACTTCATGGAGATGAACACGCGCATCCAGGTGGAGCACCCCGTGACCGAGATGGTGACAGGCCTCGATCTGCTGCGCTGGCAGCTGCTGATCGCCTCTGGCGAGCGCTTGACGCTCTCTCAGAAAGACGTTAGAATACGCGGGCACGCGATTGAGTGCCGTATCAATGCGGAAGATCCCGACCGCGATTTCCTTCCCTCTGGCGGCGAGATCGAATTCTACCTGCCGCCCGGCGGGCCTGGGGTGCGTGTGGATTCCCACATCTATAGCGGCTACACGCCGCCTGGGGTCTACGACTCGCTGCTGGCCAAGGTGATCGCCTGGGGCGAGACGCGCGGCGATGCCGTGCAGCGCATGCGGCGGGCGCTCAACGAGTGTGTGGTCACCGGTGTGACGACGACGATTCCCTTCCAGCATATGTTGCTGGGTGAAGAGCTATTCCAGCGCGGCGAGTTCGATCTCAGCTTCCTACCGCAGCTGATGGAACAGCGCAAAGGTTAG
- a CDS encoding twin-arginine translocase TatA/TatE family subunit: protein MEFLGVGPGELIFVVIIALVVVGPERLPVLARQAGRFLVTVRNWVQRSPDAAMVLRARQEIEAELANLRESLAEVQSARDEVVKAAREVNTLVKDDVIAPTRATLDEVAQPSPVARTTKPNGLPAVAQPPLDVAAPEPQLVAADGSELIAAPDVAAPEPQLVATDGSELIAAPDVAALQADVAALAEELRRLQATLQSRGLIDPAPLVRGAVPLADAGPVEQIGAAPGAPQEEGTHVEQPVYSRD from the coding sequence ATGGAATTTCTAGGCGTCGGGCCAGGCGAGCTGATCTTTGTGGTGATCATCGCCCTGGTGGTGGTGGGGCCAGAGCGCCTGCCGGTGCTGGCCCGCCAGGCGGGGCGCTTCCTGGTGACAGTGCGCAACTGGGTGCAGCGCTCGCCCGATGCGGCCATGGTGCTGCGCGCCCGCCAGGAGATCGAGGCCGAGCTGGCCAACCTGCGCGAGAGCCTGGCCGAGGTGCAGAGCGCCCGCGACGAGGTGGTGAAGGCCGCCCGCGAGGTGAACACGCTGGTGAAGGATGATGTGATCGCCCCCACCCGCGCCACGCTGGACGAGGTTGCCCAGCCCAGCCCGGTGGCCCGCACCACCAAGCCCAACGGGCTGCCCGCCGTGGCCCAGCCGCCGCTCGATGTGGCCGCGCCGGAGCCGCAGCTGGTGGCCGCCGACGGCAGCGAGCTGATCGCCGCACCCGATGTGGCCGCGCCGGAGCCGCAGCTGGTGGCCACCGACGGCAGCGAGCTGATCGCCGCGCCCGATGTGGCCGCGCTGCAGGCCGATGTGGCCGCGCTGGCCGAGGAGCTGCGCAGGCTGCAGGCCACCCTGCAGTCGCGCGGCCTGATCGACCCCGCCCCCCTGGTGCGCGGGGCCGTGCCCCTGGCAGACGCTGGGCCTGTAGAGCAGATCGGGGCCGCGCCAGGCGCACCCCAAGAGGAAGGCACCCATGTCGAGCAGCCAGTTTATTCTCGCGATTAG
- the acpP gene encoding acyl carrier protein: protein MASPEIEARLKKIVAEQLNVDEEKVVPSARFNEDLNADSLDLVEMIMSLEEEFGVEIPDEDAEKILTVQDALEYVDSHSEA from the coding sequence ATGGCTTCACCTGAGATCGAGGCCCGGCTGAAGAAGATCGTCGCCGAGCAGCTGAATGTGGATGAGGAGAAGGTGGTTCCGAGCGCTCGCTTCAACGAGGATCTGAATGCCGACTCGCTCGACTTGGTCGAAATGATCATGTCGCTTGAGGAGGAGTTCGGGGTCGAGATCCCCGATGAGGATGCCGAGAAGATCCTGACCGTTCAGGACGCCCTGGAGTACGTCGACTCGCACAGCGAGGCGTAG
- the nusB gene encoding transcription antitermination factor NusB: MWRFLVASLRHRVRIAALQVLFELDATDHVLDQAVALRAEEEQLPPEGQRFLRQLVEGAWENLSYIDHIIEEAAPSWPVSQMPGVDKAILRIALYEILLDDTEKTPVKAVINEAVELAKHFGSDNSSRFINGVLGTVVIRYVEDSDRGESA; encoded by the coding sequence ATGTGGAGGTTCCTCGTGGCTAGCTTGCGCCATCGTGTTCGTATTGCGGCGCTGCAGGTGCTCTTCGAGCTTGATGCCACCGACCACGTGCTCGACCAGGCCGTGGCGCTGCGCGCCGAGGAAGAGCAGCTACCCCCCGAAGGGCAGCGCTTTCTCCGCCAGCTGGTCGAGGGTGCCTGGGAAAACCTGTCGTATATTGACCACATTATCGAAGAGGCAGCGCCCAGCTGGCCGGTGAGCCAGATGCCCGGCGTAGATAAAGCCATCTTACGAATCGCCCTCTACGAGATCCTCCTTGATGACACCGAGAAAACCCCAGTCAAAGCTGTCATCAACGAAGCGGTGGAGCTTGCCAAGCATTTTGGCAGCGATAACTCGAGCCGCTTTATCAACGGTGTGCTCGGCACAGTCGTGATCCGCTATGTTGAGGACTCCGACCGTGGCGAGTCTGCGTAA
- the fabG gene encoding 3-oxoacyl-[acyl-carrier-protein] reductase — protein sequence MQISLQNKVAIVTGGSRGIGRAIALALAGAGATVVVNYKSNADAAQEVVDAIAAASGTALAVQADVSTAEGVDALFKATLEQFGRLDILVNNAGITRDTLLLRMKEDDFDAVIDTNLRGVFLCTKAALRPMTKAKGGRIINITSVVGLMGNAGQANYAAAKAGLIGFTKSVAREMASRAITVNAVAPGYIATELTGVLSDQVKAEIMAGIPLARLGQPEDVAALVCFLASDAASYITGQTLAVDGGMVMQ from the coding sequence ATGCAGATCAGCCTTCAGAATAAGGTTGCGATTGTCACCGGCGGCTCGCGCGGCATTGGGCGGGCGATCGCCCTGGCCCTGGCCGGCGCAGGAGCGACGGTGGTGGTGAACTATAAGAGCAACGCCGACGCGGCCCAGGAGGTGGTGGATGCCATCGCTGCGGCTAGCGGTACAGCCCTGGCGGTGCAGGCCGATGTGAGCACCGCCGAGGGCGTGGACGCGCTGTTCAAGGCGACGCTTGAGCAGTTTGGCAGGCTCGACATCCTGGTGAACAACGCGGGCATCACCCGCGACACCCTGCTGCTGCGCATGAAGGAGGACGACTTCGACGCGGTGATCGACACCAACCTGCGCGGCGTGTTCCTGTGCACCAAGGCGGCGCTGCGCCCGATGACCAAGGCCAAGGGCGGGCGGATCATCAACATCACCTCGGTGGTGGGCCTGATGGGCAACGCCGGGCAGGCGAACTACGCCGCCGCCAAGGCTGGCCTGATCGGCTTCACCAAGAGTGTGGCGCGCGAGATGGCCTCGCGGGCGATTACGGTGAACGCAGTCGCGCCGGGGTATATTGCCACCGAGCTGACCGGCGTGCTGAGCGACCAGGTAAAGGCCGAGATCATGGCCGGCATCCCGCTGGCGCGGCTGGGCCAGCCCGAGGATGTGGCCGCGCTGGTGTGCTTCCTGGCCTCGGATGCGGCGTCGTATATCACCGGTCAGACGCTGGCGGTGGATGGCGGCATGGTGATGCAGTAG
- a CDS encoding Asp23/Gls24 family envelope stress response protein — protein MVTQASGSVIVAPSVLAQLVHLAVTEVPGVARMGWAPAASALNATLYHGIVVKVADEQVTADCYIIAKLDTNLLELGVTVQATAAAVIQDMVGLGVREVNVYIQDVEVPRG, from the coding sequence ATAGTGACGCAGGCATCCGGCAGCGTGATAGTGGCCCCAAGTGTGCTGGCGCAGCTGGTGCACCTTGCAGTGACCGAAGTCCCAGGCGTGGCGCGTATGGGCTGGGCACCGGCGGCAAGCGCACTGAATGCGACGCTCTACCATGGGATCGTGGTGAAAGTTGCGGACGAACAGGTGACCGCCGACTGCTATATTATTGCGAAGCTGGATACCAATTTGCTAGAACTAGGTGTGACAGTCCAGGCGACCGCTGCGGCGGTGATCCAGGACATGGTGGGCCTGGGCGTGCGCGAGGTGAATGTCTACATTCAAGATGTGGAGGTTCCTCGTGGCTAG